Proteins found in one Triticum aestivum cultivar Chinese Spring chromosome 4D, IWGSC CS RefSeq v2.1, whole genome shotgun sequence genomic segment:
- the LOC123096313 gene encoding MEIOTIC F-BOX protein MOF, with amino-acid sequence MPERRKKAAASGEDRISTLPDALLLHTLSLLASEEAVRTCVLARRWRNLWRYTPSLRLIHDDDIDVDIDVDESSLVHDDDTDFDKPRFSSAEHFNKFVSHLIVLRHRSPLVNCEIELYPDEDPGTCQYIQAVQLWIQYALACQVQLLNIFDNYGDQRLLLNVPFISSYLMTVHLRNVSLECSMNLSSCLVLENLEMTHCNIFMHKISSKSLKRLNMTECFFRTEVRTRFSFPGLLSLHLEDGDFRTPLLENMPLLETAFIRLEERCLDRCDNGDGNCDQESCEGCYGFHHYQSVLLNGLSNAINLELLAEPKKYIFRRDVAWCPIFGRLKTLVLNEWCVAVDMYSLVRVLQRSPILEKLTLQINNNRDIKSAIGVEGNHIPAKLSFVCTQLKVANIECQELNEKVYIIWNILRACGVHPEKISIKIKHTVSSFDGM; translated from the exons ATGCCTGAGAGGCGCAAGAAAGCTGCGGCCAGCGGCGAGGACCGCATCAGCaccctccccgacgcgctcctgcTGCACACGTTGTCTTTGTTGGCGTCGGAGGAGGCCGTGCGGACTTGCGTGCTCGCCCGTCGGTGGCGTAATCTCTGGAGGTACACTCCCAGCCTGCGCCTCATCCATGACGACGACATTGACGTCGACATCGACGTCGACGAATCAAGCCTCGTCCATGACGACGACACCGACTTTGACAAGCCAAGGTTCAGCAGCGCGGAGCATTTCAACAAGTTCGTGAGCCATTTGATCGTCCTCCGCCATCGCTCCCCTCTTGTCAACTGCGAGATTGAACTCTATCCAGACGAGGATCCTGGGACATGCCAATATATCCAAGCGGTCCAGCTATGGATCCAGTACGCTCTAGCGTGCCAGGTTCAGCTGCTCAATATTTTTGACAACTACGGCGACCAACGATTGCTCCTCAATGTTCCTTTCATCTCCTCGTACCTGATGACCGTACATCTTCGGAATGTTAGCTTAGAGTGCTCTATGAATCTCTCGAGCTGTCTGGTATTGGAGAACCTGGAGATGACACATTGCAACATTTTCATGCACAAGATATCATCCAAATCACTCAAGCGTTTGAACATGACGGAGTGTTTCTTCCGTACTGAAGTCCGCACTCGGTTCTCTTTCCCGGGTCTTCTTTCGCTGCATCTAGAAGATGGTGATTTCAGGACTCCTCTGCTTGAAAACATGCCATTGCTTGAGACAGCATTCATTAGGTTGGAAGAAAGATGTTTGGATCGATGTGATAATGGCGACGGAAATTGTGATCAAGAAAGCTGCGAGGGCTGTTATGGTTTTCATCATTATCAGAGTGTTCTTCTTAATGGTTTGTCCAATGCTATCAATTTGGAGTTGTTAGCTGAACCTAAAAAG TATATCTTCAGAAGGGATGTGGCATGGTGCCCCATATTTGGCAGGTTGAAGACTCTCGTACTCAATGAGTGGTGTGTGGCTGTTGACATGTATTCACTAGTCCGTGTTCTCCAACGCTCACCAATTCTTGAGAAGCTCACTCTGCAGATTAATAATAATAGG GACATCAAAAGCGCAATAGGAGTAGAAGGAAACCATATTCCAGCAAAACTATCATTTGTATGCACACAACTTAAGGTAGCCAACATTGAATGTCAAGAGCTCAATGAGAAGGTTTACATAATTTGGAATATTTTGAGGGCATGTGGCGTACATCCTGAGAaaattagcatcaagatcaaacATACAG TCTCCAGTTTTGATGGGATGTAG